One Pseudomonadota bacterium genomic window, AGGACTTGAGTCTAAGGTAACTGAGAAGCTGAAAAACAGGGATGATAATGATGCTTACAGGATTGCGGGCGAGAGTGATTCTCCCATGGGGCATGTATTGGTAAAAGCCATGGAAGTAAAAGACCAGGACCGGGAAACCATTGAAACTGTAATTGCTCATGCGACGGATGAAGAGGTTCAGGGCCTTTCGCGTTATCTTCAGGCATTGGCGACTATGGGCAATATTGTGCCTATGATGGGGCTTTTAGGCACGGTTATGGGTATGATTAAAGCATTTATGGTTATTCAGGAAATGGGAGGCAAGGTCAATGCTTCGGTTCTTGCCGGAGGTATCTGGGAGGCCATGCTGACAACAGCCTTTGGTCTTGCGGTCGCTCTTCCTATTGTTGTTGCTCACAGTTATCTTCTTTCAATGGTAAATGGCTATGAGTCAAGAATTCAGCAGGGCAGCGTTTTGTTTTTGAAAACCATATCATCTCTTAGAAATAAATCTTAGAAGGAATGTTTTATGATTAAAAGCCGTAAAAAGAGGGCAATTTATGAAGTGCAGATGCCGCTTACCTCACTTATTGATATTGTTTTCATGCTGCTGATTTATTTTCTTCTGACTACCAATTTTATGGTGGATGAAGGAATAAAGATCAAGCTTCCTCAGGCGAAAGCATCAAAGCCCCAGGTGGAGGAATCCATCACAATATTTGTGGATAAAGACGGCAGATCATATCTAAACGACCAGGTCGTTACGATAGGCGAACTTTTCAATAAGGTGAAGGATATGGTCGGGAATGACAAGGATAAACTGGTAGTGGTAAGGTCCGACAGGGGAGTAATACTCAACAAGGTGGTCAAGGTTATGGATGTCGCCAAGGCCGCCGGAGCTGGCAGGCTTTGTCTTGCTACGGAAAAGGATTTTTGAGTTTTTACAAATTCAATAGATCTTGGCTTTAGCCTTAAAAGAAGCATCCAAAGTATTTTAAAACTCTACAATATTCATTAACTTCAGAGAGGATCAATGCTATTGTTACACTCAAAATTCAATAATCTCATGATTATCATCTTTTGTTTTTATTTCTCTTTTGTTGTCGCCGGTTGCTGTGAAGGCCCCCTTAAGCACACGTTTTCCGATATTTCTCTCACGGCTCAGCCGGAAGTGTCTAATTCTCCATCACGCATCCAAAAGGCTGATGCACCTGAGAGAATTATTTTAAATCTGACCTTAACGCCTTCAACCAGCCAGGCGGTAACATGGCGCACGAACTTTCCCATGTTTTACCCCCAGGCCCAAATTGCACCTGCAACCGGATTTGCTATCTTTAACGAAAAAGCACACACCGTGAATGCTGAAACACAAACGGTTTCCTTGGAAGACGGCAGTGTGGTGTTTCACCATGCTGTGGTTTTTGAATCCCTTGTCCCCGACACGTTGTATGTATTCCGGGTGGGGATTGAAGGGCGTTGGAGCGAATGGAGCCAGTTCAAAACCGCCTGTAGTGGGCAGGTATCTTTTACGTTTGTCTATTTTGGCGATCCCCAGGAAGAGATCAAATCCAAGTGCTCGCGGATTTTCCGGGCTGCTTATAAAAAAGCCCCGAATGCTAATTTCTGGCTTTTTGTCGGCGATCTTGTGGATAACGGCGGCAAGGACGAAGAGTGGGAGGAGCTGTTTGATGCCCTTGGCTGGATACCACGGACTACCCCGTTGATCCTTTTGCCCGGCAACCATGAGTACCCTGATAAAAGATTCGTTTACGGAGCGGATTATAAATTGTTTAGTCTGTGGCGTCCTCACTTTACCTTACCCGAAAACGGACCCGCTGGTTTGGAAGAAACTGTCTATTATATAGACTATCAGGGGGTCAGGCTGGTGATGCTCAACGGAAACGAGAGGTTGGAAGATCAGGCCCGATGGCTGGACGGTATTTTATCCGAAAATCCACAACTTTGGACGATCGTGGCTATTCACCAGCCGATGTATTCCACCGGAAAACGGCGCAACAACAGCATGCTTCGACAACTGTTTGCCACGATATTTGATAAACATTCAGTGGATCTTGTGCTACAGGGCCATGATCATAGTTATAGCCGCACATATAAGATTAAAAATGGTATCAGAGTGGACCCGAATAAACAAGGAACCG contains:
- a CDS encoding MotA/TolQ/ExbB proton channel family protein, whose product is MLEFFSKGGICMWPILLCSVVSLAIFIERLIWIGKMRKRGQGLESKVTEKLKNRDDNDAYRIAGESDSPMGHVLVKAMEVKDQDRETIETVIAHATDEEVQGLSRYLQALATMGNIVPMMGLLGTVMGMIKAFMVIQEMGGKVNASVLAGGIWEAMLTTAFGLAVALPIVVAHSYLLSMVNGYESRIQQGSVLFLKTISSLRNKS
- a CDS encoding biopolymer transporter ExbD translates to MIKSRKKRAIYEVQMPLTSLIDIVFMLLIYFLLTTNFMVDEGIKIKLPQAKASKPQVEESITIFVDKDGRSYLNDQVVTIGELFNKVKDMVGNDKDKLVVVRSDRGVILNKVVKVMDVAKAAGAGRLCLATEKDF
- a CDS encoding metallophosphoesterase family protein translates to MIIIFCFYFSFVVAGCCEGPLKHTFSDISLTAQPEVSNSPSRIQKADAPERIILNLTLTPSTSQAVTWRTNFPMFYPQAQIAPATGFAIFNEKAHTVNAETQTVSLEDGSVVFHHAVVFESLVPDTLYVFRVGIEGRWSEWSQFKTACSGQVSFTFVYFGDPQEEIKSKCSRIFRAAYKKAPNANFWLFVGDLVDNGGKDEEWEELFDALGWIPRTTPLILLPGNHEYPDKRFVYGADYKLFSLWRPHFTLPENGPAGLEETVYYIDYQGVRLVMLNGNERLEDQARWLDGILSENPQLWTIVAIHQPMYSTGKRRNNSMLRQLFATIFDKHSVDLVLQGHDHSYSRTYKIKNGIRVDPNKQGTVYVISVSGPKSYPINTLHHNLMEKTGNGRQLFQVISVNSARLKYESFDATGALYDMFILNNRK